A portion of the Podospora pseudoanserina strain CBS 124.78 chromosome 2, whole genome shotgun sequence genome contains these proteins:
- a CDS encoding hypothetical protein (EggNog:ENOG503P4RX), whose amino-acid sequence MAPTILTLLRRHLPSDIQSLGPLAAHTILLARDGDDTKDDPAVKVTHPGVIHPNEVNNNAIFAVFGLLGAGFVIVGIWFFFWAKNGGFYFKEGDWEDYKSTVLRRPKIGPNGTVYSDVTASTVLGGGSVYKDVDDRTVVTGVTRDGGGRDDDLTTVVSATTGITGITGGVSDFSGREKRRMKREQKEREKERKREDKRREKERKSRRKVGADGEVVDEEAERLAEEQLRMYRHEKAARVGGINREADGSEWDGSTNPSWSEVSPSGRGMAESTADGGSEVTEGLMAGQQRTPKKEEKKERGIRKVYSTADKNAVRENEKIRAEARKLREEGRRAAAQEKALQPRESRRIKRDFSFTAGAEEAVALRRIDEGNEIASEGTSANTYSDYTRARSKSRPRPPPSEVSSSMPGGWAQSEVSAATASTDDSGTKVYTHSHHIPIASSVSDFAYAEDKRKRRGGAGARRERERTRRDDTSSVD is encoded by the coding sequence ATGGCACCAAcaatcctcaccctcctccgccgtcacctcccctccgacATCCAATCCCTCGGCCCCCTAGCCGCccacaccatcctcctcgcccgcgACGGCGACGACACCAAAGACGACCCCGCCGTCAAGGTCACCCACCCCGGCGTGATCCACCCCAACGaggtcaacaacaacgccatcTTCGCCGTGTTCGGTCTTCTAGGCGCCGGGTTCGTCATCGTCGGGATTtggttcttcttctgggccAAGAACGGGGGGTTTTACTTCAAGGagggggattgggaggaTTACAAGTCTACCGTTCTTCGGCGTCCTAAAATCGGGCCTAACGGTACGGTTTACAGCGATGTGACTGCGTCGACTGTTTTGGGCGGCGGGAGCGTGTACAAGGATGTGGATGATAGGACTGTCGTTACGGGGGTGACGAGGGATGGCGGGGGAAGGGATGATGATTTGACTACTGTTGTTTCGGCCACGACGGGCATCACGGGCATTACCGGGGGGGTGTCGGATTtctcggggagggagaagagaaggatgaagagggagcagaaggagagggagaaggagaggaagagggaggataagaggcgggagaaggagaggaagtcgaggaggaaggttggggcggatggggaggtggtggatgaggaggcggagaggttggctgAGGAGCAGCTGAGGATGTATAGACatgagaaggcggcgagggtgggggggattaATCGGGAGGCGGATGGGAGTGAGTGGGATGGGAGCACGAATCCTTCTTGGTCGGAGGTGAGCCCGAGTGGGAGGGGTATGGCGGAGAGCACGGCCGATGGGGGCAGCGAGGTTACTGAAGGCTTGATGGCTGGACAGCAGAGGAcgccgaagaaggaggagaagaaggagaggggtaTCAGAAAGGTTTACAGCACTGCCGACAAGAATGCTGTGAGGGAGAATGAGAAGATCAGGGCCGAGgcgaggaagttgagggaggaggggagacgGGCGGCTGCGCAGGAGAAGGCGCTACAGCCGAGGGAGTCGAGGAGGATTAAGAGAGATTTCAGCTTTACtgccggagcggaggaggcggttgcGCTGAGGAGGATTGATGAGGGGAATGAGATTGCGAGTGAGGGCACTTCGGCGAACACCTACTCTGATTACACGAGGGCTAGGTCCAAGTCCAGACCTAGACCTCCACCGAGTGAGGTTTCGAGCAGCATGCCGGGTGGATGGGCTCAGAGTGAGGTCAGCGCCGCTACTGCCAGCACTGACGACTCGGGCACCAAGGTCTACACGCACTctcaccacatcccca
- a CDS encoding hypothetical protein (COG:S; EggNog:ENOG503P47T), with translation MSGRNRPSAACVEDADDAGTVFEGTARYATSCAPGSPIKQPANTGRVRREKSRKSETSPINAHTDSDSTLPRRERDSTKKPSTHRDKSASASKKALMTSRPALKPTRTAPPDARYSRKSVDAHDAQYFGVNEPAPAPAPAATRPRSKTTRPTSAYYGSSPSRPPLTHQNRYYSQTPGPQMNSGFAPPPLPNPPQWSGPPPPGPPQPPAPMSAPMQIPYPQPGSSPVVMNGPGPEYFSRPLESRFGSYTRPQSAMGYRPQQPPAIEYGNEWEEPQAPPSKQLARRPSTNRRMSKVETDDKRMMPPPPRRPQSARPLPSSGFQPPAPSTPISRRTLYDDIERTEDDLFNLSPMGPADYNNAGHSTHLAFRPKPPRMSSGLADEAYGDYDYNPMPVEPYGKHLRRSSYFGESAASSSAYEDQARNGGSSRSSGSRDESDYRQSYTTRTTHTSAHDEDFTIRVKGNTTLKIGGAEMECHDGAEINITKNGATLGYRGGGSDASYGDHDDRHTRVDLDDRRTRVDFPVRPRTRGASRARSIPRAPAYPTYPDAASPEYEYVGADDYAPSIPPYPQYPTSYSSSRPDDHYFGR, from the exons ATGTCTGGGAGGAATCGACCATCTGCTGCATGCGTCGAGGACGCTGACGACGCCGGAACTGTTTTTGAAGGCACCGCACGCTACGCTACATCTTGTGCCCCAGGCAGTCCCATCAAGCAGCCAGCAAACACCGGACGTGTCcggagagaaaagagcagGAAGAGCGAGACCTCGCCCATCAACGCCCACACCGACTCGGACTCGACGCTCCCtcgaagagagagagattctACCAAGAAGCCCAGCACTCACAGGGATAAGTCTGCTTCGGCAAGCAAAAAAGCACTCATGACTTCAAGACCTGCTCTGAAGCCCACGAGGACGGCGCCGCCCGACGCCCGTTACTCACGCAAGTCTGTAGACGCACACGATGCGCAATATTTCGGCGTCAATGAGCCAGCACCTGCCCCGGCGCCTGCTGCCACTCGTCCCCGTTCCAAGACCACGAGACCGACCAGTGCCTATTATGGCAGCTCACCTTCGAGACCACCTTTAACCCACCAGAACAGGTATTACAGCCAGACGCCAGGCCCACAGATGAACTCGGGCTTtgcgccaccacctcttccgaACCCACCTCAATGGAGCggtcctccccctcccggccccccccaaccaccggCACCTATGTCAGCGCCCATGCAGATTCCTTATCCTCAACCAGGGTCGTCCCCTGTGGTCATGAATGGACCAGGACCAGAGTACTTTTCGCGACCACTTGAGTCTCGCTTCGGCAGCTACACGCGGCCACAGTCAGCGATGGGCTATCGCCCTCAGCAGCCACCTGCCATTGAATATGGTAACGAGTGGGAAGAGCCACAAGCGCCTCCCAGCAAACAATTAGCTCGGCGTCCATCCACCAACAGGAGGATGTCCAAGGTTGAGACGGACGATAAGCGCATGAtgccgccacctcctcgcaGACCCCAGTCTGCCAGGCCGCTCCCAAGCAGTGGGTTCCAACCCCCTGCGCCCTCTACGCCAATCTCGCGGCGAACCCTCTATGATGATATTGAACGAACCGAGGATGACCTCTTTAACCTCTCCCCCATGGGCCCTGCCGATTACAACAACGCCGGCCACAGCACCCACCTAGCCTTCCGTCCCAAGCCACCTAGAATGAGCAGCGGACTGGCGGACGAGGCGTACGGCGACTACGATTACAACCCAATGCCGGTGGAGCCTTACGGGAAACATTTGCGACGGAGCTCATACTTTGGCGAATCGGCGGCTTCCAGCAGCGCATACGAGGATCAA GCCCGAAACGGAGGAAGCAGCAGAAGCTCAGGCAGCCGCGACGAGAGCGATTACCGACAGTCATACACGACGAGGACCACGCACACCAGTGCTCACGACGAAGACTTCACCATCAGGGTAAAGGGTAATACGACGCTCAAAATTGGCGGTGCCGAAATGGAATGCCATGATGGCGCCGAGATCAACATCACTAAGAACGGTGCTACGCTAGGCTACCGAGGCGGTGGTAGCGACGCGAGCTATGGCGACCACGATGACCGCCACACCCGGGTTGACCTCGATGACCGCCGAACCCGAGTCGATTTCCCTGTCCGGCCACGCACCCGCGGAGCCTCCCGCGCCAGGTCCATTCCTCGTGCCCCGGCTTATCCCACCTACCCCGATGCTGCCAGCCCCGAATATGAGTACGTCGGTGCTGACGACTacgccccctccatcccacccTATCCCCAATACCCTACCTCGTACTCCTCCTCTCGACCTGACGACCACTACTTTGGTCGGTAA
- a CDS encoding hypothetical protein (COG:G; EggNog:ENOG503P5XB), protein MGTANSTGIATRGPLPIRLITFNVRYATKTPVPGEEPWSIRCPKLCSQLKFITSGQDSPFICLQEVLYSQLTDIQDRLGNAWRHIGQGREDGKQAGEFSPIFFRVDHWECERQKTYWLSKTPDLPSKGWDAALERVVTVGLFRHKDTGARVVVMSTHFDHRGKVAREESAKLLLEISRTWTASASQGTQVPAFLGGDFNSTPSDGAYKVLAAPDSGMTDISQLVQQDDRYGNRDITYTSFGEPDETPKRIDFLFVRESQQFTSRNFGILPNRFDDMVYLSDHRAVVADMELTST, encoded by the coding sequence ATGGGCACCGCCAATTCAACCGGCATCGCCACACGCGGCCCCCTTCCGATTCGTCTCATTACTTTCAATGTTCGATATGCCACCAAGACCCCCGTTCCGGGTGAGGAGCCATGGTCTATTCGCTGTCCAAAGCTCTGCTCACAGTTGAAGTTCATCACCTCAGGTCAAGACTCGCCCTTCATATGTCTCCAGGAAGTTCTTTATTCTCAGCTCACGGATATCCAGGACAGGCTGGGGAATGCCTGGCGTCATATCGGCCAAGGCCGGGAGGATGGTAAACAGGCTGGCGAATTCTCTCCCATCTTTTTCCGAGTGGATCATTGGGAATGCGAACGCCAAAAGACTTATTGGCTTTCCAAGACACCTGATCTCCCATCCAAAGGTTGGGATGCTGCCTTGGAACGAGTTGTTACCGTGGGATTATTCCGGCACAAGGATACTGGAGCTCGTGTGGTAGTCATGAGTACTCATTTCGACCATCGCGGAAAAGTAGCTCGGGAAGAAAGCGCCAAGCTGCTACTGGAGATATCTCGAACATGGACGGCCTCGGCCAGCCAAGGGACACAAGTACCAGCTTTTCTCGGCGGCGATTTCAACAGCACACCAAGTGATGGAGCCTACAAGGTGTTGGCCGCCCCTGATTCCGGCATGACGGATATCTCTCAGCTTGTGCAACAAGATGATCGGTACGGCAACCGGGATATCACTTACACCTCTTTTGGAGAGCCAGATGAGACGCCCAAGAGAATTGACTTTCTTTTTGTTCGGGAATCGCAACAGTTTACTAGTCGCAACTTTGGGATTCTGCCAAATCGCTTCGATGACATGGTCTACCTCTCGGATCATAGAGCTGTGGTGGCCGACATGGAGTTGACATCGACCTGA
- a CDS encoding hypothetical protein (EggNog:ENOG503P7TV), with the protein MSSSRYSTTTSSTNPSKYSYSPAAQSSYSSSRPGQRPSPFQPPSQPALKPTHLSSPLPDDNDDDFSLTMPGIDPLSFFLTPPTPSAPYPQDDDTAMLDFDYFDYSAGIDDSSSADVRSVSPSSLAGFSRPDGPRPPTPPRVSSPAVSTPDLEFDYGSLGASPEGDTLMEEYYRHRMGGYGGVPLLLKDFTNAAGGNKKRGKFTKGSGGERHAGHHHVWREPSPDVWSIEEDPREEETGVVDVKKKGKGTTRGGGKGKMVKRVRFVLPGEEEGVY; encoded by the coding sequence ATGTCTTCCTCCCGATACTCGACGACAACCAgctcaaccaacccatcaaaatACTCCTATTCTCCAGCAGCACAGTCTAGCTATTCCTCTTCCCGCCCAGGTCAACGCCCCTCTCCATtccaaccaccctcccaaccagCCCTCAAACCAAcacacctctcctcccccttgccagacgacaacgacgacgacttcTCCCTCACAATGCCAGGCATCGatcccctctccttcttcctcacccccccaaccccctcggcCCCCTACCCACAGGACGACGACACGGCCATGCTCGACTTTGACTACTTTGACTACTCGGCTGGCATCGACGATTCTTCTTCAGCCGACGTCAGGAGCGTCAGCCCCTCAAGCCTAGCAGGCTTCTCCCGCCCTGACGGCCCGCGCCCCCCTACTCCCCCTCGGGTCTCCTCCCCTGCTGTGAGCACCCCCGATTTGGAGTTTGACTACGGGAGCTTGGGAGCCAGCCCGGAAGGTGACACGCTCATGGAGGAATACTACCGCCATCGGATGGGCGGTTATGGGGGTGTTCCGCTTTTGTTGAAGGACTTTACCAATGCTGCTGGGGggaacaagaagagggggaagtTTACCAaggggagtgggggggagaggCATGCGGGGCATCACCATGTCTGGAGGGAGCCGAGTCCGGATGTTTGGAGTATTGAGGAGGAtccgagggaggaggaaacgggggtggtggatgttaagaagaagggaaaggggactACtagggggggtgggaaggggaagatggtgaagagggtgaggtttgttttgcctggggaggaggagggggtttaCTGA